A DNA window from Lachancea thermotolerans CBS 6340 chromosome G complete sequence contains the following coding sequences:
- the SLX4 gene encoding Slx4p (weakly similar to uniprot|Q12098 Saccharomyces cerevisiae YLR135W SLX4 Subunit of a complex with Slx1p that hydrolyzes 5' branches from duplex DNA in response to stalled or converging replication forks function overlaps with that of Sgs1p-Top3p) has protein sequence MNFDIVQRRLSLADDVVDSDSPMQEQDELPMTQIPGDSSANVLISTQVQSKLDEMELKKVMKKNLTQFAFESLGATESAPPSRAATPPAKATKRKKSTKAAGRTSTGTGKKRKRTPSSIKSITQFNTENYESLADNRRSRHVVSLLSGKKKKIKDIIDRLQVEDASGSPGPSKSHFSTYSPHEWSHILQLLKSKFPKCPPGQVEAVYKYVYGGAEKDNVWYSSQMPPSDPETQASQEFHYNAQQPMVFSLSQAVEEEFVDAESPALISESFGREQMKGPSFLDEQCISDTTDETGVELKIDEDVARAFRTRMLQPYWLREDVKMKEQPGVSGDKLMKSSSGAARPKEQRWLHLSYNGVDDATKNFPKSPTSTPEPRSGPQVLQRHTYRTPSGLAGRDQLIDLTQCSFNAVKSLISPLKSEVQVPATRTTTWNDKNHSRPQNYGALHQKVQLRLCGGIADSEIYSTLRSRQVVWRLQDFDLQDSEEETKYQLLELDFETVDSKVDLSTAPHHRLSVIKSPTSIASPGDLCDFEVSVKRNASVPPSLPLSAKNLRESLRAIGLKPARTRSEMAEQMGCASQHLIGENAQEQRQGLFDQFTHLVEQSPSLLEKVYTFEPLVLSELIDFLVQKDPFIDKIDDSTIKQWADQMGICLRSAAED, from the coding sequence ATGAATTTCGACATAGTGCAACGACGTCTGAGTCTAGCGGATGATGTTGTAGATTCGGACTCGCCCATGCAGGAACAGGACGAGCTTCCCATGACGCAAATACCGGGCGACTCCAGTGCGAACGTGCTCATAAGCACTCAGGTGCAAAGCAAACTGGATGAAATGGAACTGAAAAAAGTTATGAAAAAGAACCTTACTCAGTTCGCTTTTGAGTCATTAGGCGCAACAGAGAGCGCTCCGCCTAGCAGGGCTGCAACACCTCCTGCTAAAGCCACTAAGCGAAAGAAGTCTACGAAAGCGGCTGGCCGCACAAGCACAGGCACTGgcaaaaagcgcaaaagGACACCAAGTTCTATTAAAAGTATTACTCAGTTCAATACAGAGAATTACGAGTCGCTAGCTGACAACCGCCGAAGCCGCCATGTGGTATCTCTTTTATCgggcaaaaaaaagaagattAAAGACATCATAGACCGCTTGCAAGTAGAGGATGCCAGTGGTTCACCCGGCCCATCCAAAAGTCACTTCTCAACTTACAGCCCCCACGAATGGTCCCAcattcttcagcttctcaaatCCAAGTTCCCTAAGTGCCCGCCTGGTCAAGTCGAAGCTGTATACAAATACGTTTACGGCGGAGCCGAAAAAGATAACGTGTGGTATTCATCGCAAATGCCGCCGTCTGACCCTGAAACTCAAGCGTCCCAAGAATTCCACTACAATGCTCAGCAACCGATGGTTTTCAGCTTATCTCAAGCGGTAGAAGAGGAGTTTGTCGACGCCGAGTCACCGGCATTAATCTCGGAAAGTTTCGGAAGGGAGCAAATGAAAGGCCCCTCTTTCCTAGATGAACAGTGCATTTCAGACACAACGGATGAGACTGGTGTTGAACTTAAAATCGACGAGGACGTTGCCCGAGCTTTTAGGACCCGAATGCTTCAGCCCTACTGGCTCCGAGAGGATGTTAAAATGAAGGAACAACCTGGAGTATCTGGAGATAAGTTGATGAAAAGTTCCAGCGGCGCGGCCCGCCCAAAAGAACAGCGCTGGCTTCATTTATCTTATAACGGTGTTGATGATGCTACCAAAAATTTCCCCAAATCCCCAACGTCCACACCAGAACCTCGCTCCGGGCCGCAAGTTTTGCAACGGCACACTTATAGGACGCCGTCTGGACTCGCTGGGCGAGACCAGTTAATTGACCTAACTCAATGCTCTTTTAATGCAGTGAAATCACTAATTTCTCCGCTAAAGTCCGAAGTACAGGTTCCCGCAACACGAACAACAACCTGGAATGACAAAAATCACTCGCGGCCCCAAAACTACGGAGCACTtcaccaaaaagttcaGTTGAGATTATGTGGAGGCATTGCAGATTCTGAGATTTACTCTACACTGCGTTCTCGTCAAGTCGTCTGGCGATTGCAGGACTTTGATTTGCAAGACAGCGAAGAGGAAACGAAATATCAACTCCTCGAGCTAGATTTTGAAACCGTGGACTCAAAAGTCGATCTGTCAACTGCGCCACACCATCGATTGTCCGTGATAAAATCCCCAACAAGCATCGCCTCACCAGGTGACTTATGCGACTTTGAAGTGTCGGTGAAGCGCAATGCTTCTGTACCGCCCTCTCTCCCACTATCTGCCAAAAATCTTAGAGAAAGTCTTCGAGCAATCGGACTCAAGCCTGCTAGAACTAGATCAGAGATGGCGGAACAAATGGGTTGTGCGTCACAGCACTTGATCGGGGAAAATGCACAAGAACAAAGGCAAGGATTGTTCGACCAGTTCACCCATCTAGTGGAGCAGTCACCTTCCTTGTTGGAGAAAGTTTACACATTTGAGCCTCTGGTTCTTAGTGAACTTATTGACTTCTTGGTTCAAAAGGACCCATTTATCGACAAGATTGATGACTCTACTATAAAGCAGTGGGCAGACCAAATGGGGATCTGCCTGAGAAGTGCAGCTGAAGATTAG
- the KGD2 gene encoding dihydrolipoyl transsuccinylase (similar to uniprot|P19262 Saccharomyces cerevisiae YDR148C KGD2 Dihydrolipoyl transsuccinylase a component of the mitochondrial alpha-ketoglutarate dehydrogenase complex which catalyzes a step in the tricarboxylic acid (TCA) cycle the oxidative decarboxylation of alpha- ketoglutarate to succinyl-CoA) — MFRSSPRVARPIASCVSKRNLARVASGFALPQSSCIASQFQNYFLVQRVAASRMASTTVKVPPMAESLTEGSLKEFTKQVGEYIKQDELLATIETDKIDVEVNAPTSGKVTKLHFQPEDTVTVGDDLAEIEPGAAPEGGKEAAPEPAKETPKSEEPAPKEDQPAAAPKPQESAPKEEPKKAAAPPPPPQPKKESAPQKESSPAPPSGSFSRSEQKVKMNRMRMRIAERLKESQNTAASLTTFNECDMSALLDMRKLYKDEIIKKTGVKFGFMGLFAKACTLAAKDIPTVNAAIEGDQIIYRDYTDISIAVATPKGLVTPVVRNAESLSVLEVEQEITRLGKKARDGKLTLEDMAGGTFTISNGGVFGSLYGTPIINMPQTAVLGLHGVKERPVTVNGQIVSRPMMYLALTYDHRLMDGREAVTFLKTVKELVEDPRKMMLM, encoded by the coding sequence ATGTTCAGATCTAGCCCCAGAGTTGCGAGACCTATCGCTTCGTGCGTGAGCAAGAGAAACCTGGCCAGAGTAGCCAGTGGATTCGCGCTCCCCCAGTCTAGCTGTATCGCTAGTCAGTTCCAAAACTACTTCCTTGTCCAGCGTGTCGCGGCATCGAGGATGGCCTCGACCACTGTGAAAGTACCACCTATGGCCGAATCACTGACTGAGGGATCCCTCAAAGAATTCACCAAACAAGTCGGCGAATACATCAAACAAGATGAGCTCTTGGCTACTATCGAAACAGATAAAATCGACGTGGAAGTTAACGCTCCAACGTCAGGAAAAGTCACTAAGCTTCACTTTCAGCCAGAGGACACTGTGACTGTGGGCGATGACCTTGCCGAGATCGAGCCTGGCGCTGCTCCAGAAGGCGGCAAGGAGGCTGCCCCAGAACCCGCCAAGGAAACCCCTAAGTCGGAGGAGCCTGCTCCCAAAGAGGACCAGCCTGCCGCCGCTCCCAAGCCACAGGAATCAGCTCCAAAGGAAGAGCCCAAAAAGGCTGCTGCTccacctcctcctcctcagcCAAAGAAGGAGTCTGCTCCTCAAAAGGAGTCAAGTCCTGCACCTCCATCCGGAAGCTTCTCTCGTTCCGAGCAAAAGGTTAAAATGAACCGTATGCGTATGAGGATTGCAGAGAGATTAAAGGAGTCTCAAAACACTGCTGCTTCTCTAACCACCTTCAACGAATGTGACATGTCTGCTTTGCTGGACATGCGTAAGCTCTACAAGGACGAAATTATCAAGAAAACTGGTGTTAAGTTTGGGTTCATGGGACTTTTCGCAAAGGCCTGTACTTTGGCTGCAAAGGACATTCCAACTGTGAATGCTGCTATCGAAGGGGACCAAATCATCTACCGCGACTACACCGACATTTCCATTGCTGTGGCTACTCCTAAAGGCCTTGTCACACCAGTGGTACGTAACGCCGAGTCTCTGTCGGTTCTAGAGGTCGAGCAAGAGATCACTCGTCTTGGAAAGAAAGCTCGCGATGGTAAGCTCACTCTTGAAGACATGGCAGGCGGCACCTTTACTATTTCCAACGGTGGCGTTTTCGGTTCCCTGTACGGTACTCCAATTATTAACATGCCTCAGACCGCGGTTTTGGGCCTTCATGGTGTCAAGGAGAGACCCGTTACCGTTAATGGCCAGATTGTTTCCAGGCCAATGATGTATCTAGCTTTGACTTACGACCACAGACTGATGGATGGTAGAGAAGCTGTCACTTTCCTGAAGACCGTCAAGGAACTGGTTGAAGACCCCAGAAAGATGATGCTTATGTAG